The sequence CTACCATTCCTTTGTAGAAACAATGGGGTTTGTACCTGTTGCGGCGCAGAGCAGACTGGATTACAGCTTGTCTGTACTGGAACAGTTCAGGCGTTTGAATGGTGATATGCATTCCTGTTCCGTGGTGCCACATGCTCCGTATTCTGTGAGTAAAGCGCTTTTTTCACTGCTGTCCGTGATACCGGATAATACCCCAATCAGCATTCACAACCAGGAAACAGCGGCTGAAAATCAATTATATGCTGATAAAACAGGTGCTTTCCTCGATTTCTATCAGCACTTTGGGATGGATGCAAGTGCCTTTGTACCCACAGGAGGCACCAGCCTACCTGCATGGCTGCCTTATTTTAAGCACCTGCCGGTGATATTGGTACACAATACTTTTTCTACCAAAGAAGATGTGGTATTTACTAAACAACATGCCCCTGATGCATACTGGTGCTTATGCCCGCAGGCGAATTTGTATATAGAAAAACGGTTGCCGGATATTTCATTATTACGCAGTGAGGGATGCGCCATCACGCTGGGCACAGATAGCCTGGCTTCTAATCACCAGTTGTCTATCTGGGAAGAGATACAGGCAATACGTGGACATTATCCGGAAATCCCACTGGAGGAAATACTGCAATGGGCCACGTTAAATGGCGCGAAAGCATTGGGTATCTCAGCCAGGTATGGCAGTTTTGAAAAAGGGAAGCAACCGGGTGTAATAGTTATTACTGATAAGGGTAGCAGAAGAATATACTAATATTGTAATTTCGCATAATATGACCAATGTACTAGACCAGGTTATTCTTGGCAACCCAATCCAGAATTACTTTATTCTGGCTATTGTGCTACTGTTTGTATCGATGATAAAACGGTATCTATCACAATGGCTGGCCAATCTCCTTTTCAAAGAAGTCAGAAAGTGGGCACCTGACATCGACCAACATGAATTTTCCCACCTGCTGCTGCGACCATTGGAATACTTCTTCCTGCTGGTCGCCTTCATGCTCACGATCGATCACCTGAACTTTCCACCGGAACTGAACATCACTGTTTACAATGGGTTTAGTCTGAAGGGGATATTAAGTACACTGCTGGAACTCGCGCTTACATTATCCATCATCTGGATCATTCTCCGTGTCATCGATTTCGTGTCGCTGATGATCAGCAAGAGTGCCGATTTGCTACATGATAAGACGGACAACCAGTTCATCGTGTTCTTCAGGGATTTCTTCAAAGCCATCGTCTTTATTTTTGGTGCCATTGCCTTTATCAGGATCCTTTTTGGGGCGGTGCTGGTCAATAAAATTATTGCGGGTCTTGGTATCGGTGCTGCGGCCCTCGCCCTCGCTGCCAAGGAAAGTATTGAAAACCTGATTTGTTCTTTCATCATCTTCTTCGATAAGCCTTTCCGGGTAGGAGATACCGTGAAGGTAGATACTTACCAGGGTGCTGTAGAAAAGATTGGTCTGCGCAGTACACGCATCCGCACCCAGGACAAAACCTTTGTGACTGTTCCCAACAAGAAAATGGTAGACAGCATCCTGGATAATATTTCGCTGCGTACGCAGCAAAGGGCGGTATTTCGCCTGGAAGTAGCGGGTGATACGGCTGCAGATAACCTGCTGAAAGTATTACAGGATTTCAAAGCCCTGTTGAAACAGCATGATAAAGTAGCAGACGGCTTTATTGTGAATTTGAACGACTTTACTAAAGATACGTACGTGATACAGGTTATTTACCTCACCAATGTGATTGAAGGGGTTCCTTTCAATCAATTGAAAAGTGAGATCAACCTTGGTTTTATAAAAATACTGGAAAGCCATGGTGTAAAATTATCCAGTACAACGGTGGAGATACACGAGAAATAAGTTATCCACTGTGCATAAAAAAAGCCGTTTCAGGATCCTGAGACGGCTTTTTTGTTAGTTTCTTTTATATCAATCTTTATCTTTTCTGTTTGCTTTCAGCAGGATTCTGGCGATATCGCCTTCGAGTGTATCCTGCAGGTCAGTGCTAACACGACCCAGTTCTTTTCCATCACGAACGATGATGAAAGTTGGTAGTTTCTTTGTCTGGTAGCCTGCCTGTGTACCTGTTTGCAGCTTTTCGTCAGCACCATAAGTGTGGATCTGTTCATCAGGGCTACCTGC is a genomic window of Chitinophaga sp. LS1 containing:
- a CDS encoding amidohydrolase family protein: MTQQLKFKGTALFDGQKILSGDKVLILSEDRTIMDIVSADLAGEGVQEVDGILSPGFVNTHCHLELSHMKGIIPEGTGLPAFLTQVMEKRGQQDDAVIKTAEEAMWESGISAVGDICNGTATLAPKQHSPIYYHSFVETMGFVPVAAQSRLDYSLSVLEQFRRLNGDMHSCSVVPHAPYSVSKALFSLLSVIPDNTPISIHNQETAAENQLYADKTGAFLDFYQHFGMDASAFVPTGGTSLPAWLPYFKHLPVILVHNTFSTKEDVVFTKQHAPDAYWCLCPQANLYIEKRLPDISLLRSEGCAITLGTDSLASNHQLSIWEEIQAIRGHYPEIPLEEILQWATLNGAKALGISARYGSFEKGKQPGVIVITDKGSRRIY
- a CDS encoding mechanosensitive ion channel family protein — its product is MTNVLDQVILGNPIQNYFILAIVLLFVSMIKRYLSQWLANLLFKEVRKWAPDIDQHEFSHLLLRPLEYFFLLVAFMLTIDHLNFPPELNITVYNGFSLKGILSTLLELALTLSIIWIILRVIDFVSLMISKSADLLHDKTDNQFIVFFRDFFKAIVFIFGAIAFIRILFGAVLVNKIIAGLGIGAAALALAAKESIENLICSFIIFFDKPFRVGDTVKVDTYQGAVEKIGLRSTRIRTQDKTFVTVPNKKMVDSILDNISLRTQQRAVFRLEVAGDTAADNLLKVLQDFKALLKQHDKVADGFIVNLNDFTKDTYVIQVIYLTNVIEGVPFNQLKSEINLGFIKILESHGVKLSSTTVEIHEK